One Xiphias gladius isolate SHS-SW01 ecotype Sanya breed wild chromosome 13, ASM1685928v1, whole genome shotgun sequence genomic window carries:
- the glsa gene encoding glutaminase a isoform X3 produces the protein MTLQGASNAEKFDYVMNFMNKLAGNEYVGFSNATFQSERESGDRNFAIGYYLKEKKCFPEGTDMTSILDFYFQLCSIEVTCESASVMAATLANGGFCPITGERVLSPEAVRNTLSLMHSCGMYDFSGQFAFHVGLPAKSGVAGGILLVVPNVMGIMCWSPPLDKLGNSVRGIQFCTDLVSLFNFHNYDNLRHFAKKLDPRREGGDQRVKSVINLLFAAYTGDVSALRRFALSSMDMEQRDYDSRTALHVAAAEGHTEVVRFLLEACKVNPVPRDRWGNTPMDEAVHFGHHDVVTILRDYHNQYSPQDNAADKQNAEKNLDGLL, from the exons ATGACGTTg CAAGGGGCAAGCAACGCCGAAAAATTTGATTAT gTCATGAACTTTATGAACAAACTGGCAGGAAACGAGTACGTGGGCTTCAGCAACGCCAC TTTCCAGTCGGAGCGCGAGTCTGGAGACAGGAACTTTGCCATCGGCTACTACCTGAAGGAGAAGAAG TGTTTTCCAGAGGGGACGGACATGACCTCCATCCTGGACTTCTACTTTCAG TTGTGCTCCATCGAGGTGACCTGCGAGAGCGCCAGCGTCATGGCGGCGACTCTGGCCAACGGCGGCTTCTGTCCGATCACGGGAGAGCGAGTGCTGAGCCCCGAAGCGGTGCGAAACACTCTGAGTCTGATGCATTCCTGCGGCATGTACGACTTCTCCGGGCAGTTCGCTTTCCAC GTGGGTCTCCCGGCCAAATCTGGTGTCGCTGGCGGGATTCTGCTGGTCGTACCAAATGTGATGGGCATCATGTGTTGGTCTCCTCCTCTCGACAAGCTGGGCAACAGTGTCAGAGGCATCCAGTTCTGCACG gaCCTGGTTTCTCTCTTTAACTTTCACAACTATGACAATCTGAGGCACTTTGCTAAGAAGCTGGATCCTcgaagagaaggaggagaccAGAGG GTGAAGTCAGTGATCAACCTGCTGTTCGCCGCTTACACTGGAGACGTCTCAGCCCTGAGGAG GTTTGCTTTGTCCTCTATGGACATGGAGCAGAGGGACTATGACTCCAGGACGGCCCTGCATGTGGCAGCTGCTGAAG GACACACTGAGGTGGTTCGCTTCCTGCTGGAGGCCTGTAAAGTCAACCCGGTCCCCAGAGACAG GTGGGGGAACACGCCGATGGACGAGGCCGTCCACTTCGGCCACCACGACGTGGTGACCATCCTCCGCGATTACCACAACCAGTACAGCCCTCAGGACAACGCTGCCGACAAGCAGAACGCAGAGAAGAACCTGGACGGCCTGCTCTGA